From the Montipora capricornis isolate CH-2021 chromosome 2, ASM3666992v2, whole genome shotgun sequence genome, one window contains:
- the LOC138027297 gene encoding transmembrane protein 223-like produces MLFLCVFRNVHRTNVLFLTHEGSFKCSRIARLSSKTKKKETAVRDITLYYYNRQRFFRLVGLACASQFVFWSWMAYFQLSKLHFADLLNRESKKTQEKILDVSSKPGVSWKIVRFLEEQPLLLACLAVGVGLFFTISGWIYSLRSVNRLVLQGNNVRVVTHTPLGGTRSVMVPVSDVSCIGSRIGTKPQVTLKLKGHKFFFLVDKDGEFMQPSLFDMTVGVKRF; encoded by the exons ATGCTCTTCTTGTGCGTTTTTAGAAACGTACATAGGACAAATGTATTGTTTTTAACACACGAGGGGAGTTTTAAG TGCTCAAGAATAGCAAGGCTTTCATCTAAAACCAAGAAAAAGGAGACTGCTGTGAGAGACATAACACTCTATTATTACAATCGTCAGAGGTTCTTTCGCTTGGTCGGTCTTGCATGTGCAAGTCAGTTCGTATTTTGGTCATGGATGGCCTATTTCCAGTTGAGCAAGCTGCATTTTGCGGATCTATTGAATCGAGAAAGTAAGAAAACCCAGGAAAAAATTCTTGACGTGTCATCAAAGCCAGGAGTCTCATGGAAAATCGTGAGATTTCTTGAG GAGCAGCCCCTTCTATTGGCTTGTTTGGCTGTTGGTGTAGGATTATTTTTTACAATATCAGGGTGGATCTATAGTCTCAG GAGTGTAAACCGGCTGGTACTTCAAGGTAACAATGTAAGAGTGGTGACACACACTCCACTTGGAGGTACACGGTCTGTCATGGTTCCTGTGTCAGATGTGTCATGTATTGGATCCAGAATTG gtaCAAAGCCTCAAGTGACTTTGAAATTGAAGGGACacaaatttttctttcttgtggACAAAGATGGAGAATTTATGCAGCCCAGTTTATTTGACATGACTGTCGGAGTAAAACGATTTTGA
- the LOC138038127 gene encoding D(1A) dopamine receptor-like, with protein MTGLNNTSLTTQAESFNANSYSTSAHGFIIFTAILLIVIIILAIIGNLLVCSAILVNTQLRSSPTMLFIFSLAISDLLTATLSMPFDVHQQVVQFKWVHSEGLCEAWTTAYLITVPSSIWNLLVVSVDRYKSLEDPLNRYRRRPFMTHKRAILVILLVWVYSIAFALIPVMGWKYRPYSVQNDRCIFNITKSYSIVSSFVNFIFPLLLMCFLYLKIFMIARSVNNGKFSQRKKTPSESLACEGNSTNAAGFSKPVERRQKRFKRNLKAAKNILIIVCAFFFCWMPHAMLSLVILFGGNKIWMKVPPELSPCFLLLGYLNSALNPPLYTFQNKRFKETFVKCFGFRARNVQSKRCSNITAMSKIDPSSTTVRRGGNHQRATGNT; from the coding sequence ATGACCGGTCTTAACAACACAAGTTTAACAACACAAGCGGAAAGTTTCAACGCAAATAGTTATTCAACGTCAGCTCATGGTTTCATCATCTTCACAGCAATTCTATTGATCGTCATAATTATTTTAGCCATCATTGGAAATTTATTGGTGTGTTCAGCGATCCTTGTGAACACCCAGCTGCGTTCCTCGCCGACAATgctctttattttctctttggcCATCAGTGATTTACTAACTGCCACTCTCTCTATGCCTTTTGACGTGCATCAACAAGTGGTACAATTCAAGTGGGTACATAGTGAGGGGCTCTGTGAGGCATGGACGACCGCGTACCTCATTACTGTGCCTTCTTCTATTTGGAACCTTCTTGTGGTCAGCGTTGATCGTTATAAGAGCCTTGAGGACCCTCTGAACCGTTATCGCCGAAGACCATTCATGACCCACAAAAGGGCCATTCTGGTCATTCTACTAGTGTGGGTGTATTCGATAGCTTTTGCTTTAATTCCAGTGATGGGATGGAAATATCGACCATACAGCGTCCAAAATGACAGGTGTATCTTCAATATAACAAAATCTTACTCCATTGTGAGCTCCTTCGTCAACTTTATCTTCCCTCTCTTGTTGATGTGTTTCCTCTATTTAAAAATCTTCATGATTGCGCGAAGCGTTAACAATGGGAAGTTttcgcaaaggaaaaaaacaccgTCCGAATCGTTGGCTTGCGAAGGAAATTCGACAAACGCTGCAGGATTTTCGAAGCCGGTCGAGAGACGCCAGAAGAGATTTAAACGCAATTTAAAGGCTGCTAAGAATATTCTGATCATAGTCTGCGCTTTCTTCTTTTGTTGGATGCCTCACGCAATGCTAAGCCTGGTGATACTTTTCGGAGGAAACAAAATCTGGATGAAAGTACCTCCCGAGCTATCTCCGTGTTTTTTGCTTCTTGGATATCTTAATTCTGCACTAAATCCACCTCTGTACACCTTTCAGAACAAACGCTTCAAAGAAACGTTCGTGAAATGTTTTGGATTCCGGGCCAGGAATGTTCAGTCAAAAAGATGTTCAAACATTACTGCCATGAGCAAAATAGACCCGAGTTCGACAACCGTAAGACGCGGAGGCAATCATCAGCGAGCCACTGGTAATACATAG